Genomic window (Bacillota bacterium):
TACGAGCTGGAACTTTGACTATTGTCCAGGAAGGTAAACACCAAAAGTTTGTTCCCCAGGTACAGCAGGTAACCTTCAGTGCTCAGGAAGCAGTGCGGAAAGGTCAGGAGGTACTTTATATAACGGAACGGGCCGTGTTCCGGCTGGAACAAGAGGGCCTGGTTCTAATCGAGTATGCTCCGGGCCTGGATACCACTGCTGACATTATGGCACAGGTAGGTTTCCCCGTCTGCATAGACGCCAAGGCTCGTCCTATGAACAGCAGCCTATTCCGGGAAGAACCGGTCGGACTAGCAAAAATCATAGCCACTAGATAAGCACATAGGGGGAGAGACTGTTGAGGGGAACATGGTATAATAACAAAGAAATGGTCACTACAGATGTTCTAGTTGTCGGCGGTGGCGGCGCGGCGGCTCGAGCAGCTCTGGCGGCGAGGACTGCTGGTGCCACGGTGCGACTCGTGACCAAAGGGAAAAACATGGCTGATGGCTCGACAGTAACAGCAGTCTCTGAATTATTTGCCATTGGAGCTGCTCTGCGCCATGCTAATGACCAAGACTCCCCGGAAATCCATTACCAGGATACTCTTCGAGCCGGGGAAGGATTTATTAACCCAGAATTGGTTCGGATTTTAGCCGAAGAGGCACCGGAAAGGGTTTTAGAACTCAAAGAATGGGGTGTGCCGTTTCAGCACGAGGGAAACTATTTAGCCCAACGGTTAAGCGACTTTGCTAGTTATCCGCGGGTCTGCTGGGTAGAGGACGGAGCGACAGGGCGGGAGATCGTGCGGGTACTGCTAGGAAAGCTGAAAGAGCTGGAAGTTCCGATAGATGAGGAAGTAATGATTGTTCAGCTGTTAGAGAATGAAGGGTCAATTTGTGGTGCCGTCGGCCTTGAGGCAGTCACCAATCGCCTTATTGTGTACCGGGCTAAATCAGTAGTACTGGCCACCGGCGGGGCTCAGCAACTGTACAAATTTAATGTCGGCAGCAAAATGATGACCGGGGATGGTTATGCCTTAGCCCTGGATTTGGGTCTACCAGTAATTAACATGGAGTTTGTCCAGTTTGGTCCGGGAATGATATACCCCAAAACACAAGTTCTCTCCGGTCCGATTTATCGTCTGCAGCCACGATTGTACAATGGCGATAACGAAGAATTCCTCCATAAGTACCTGCCTATGACAGTTACAGAAACTGAAGTTTTTGCAAACAAAGCTTTCCCTTTCAGTGCCAACAACATATCGAAATACCTCGACCTTGCTATTTTTCAGGAGGTCAAGAGCGGTCGCAGTACTAAACACGGTGGCGTACTTCTTGATCTTAGAAGCAGCTCAGCCGATCTGATGGAGACAATTCCGATCACCTGGAAGCGCCTTCAGGAACTCGGAATAGATCCCCGGGAGCAATGTCTGGAAGTGAGTATCATAGCCCAGTGTATGAACG
Coding sequences:
- a CDS encoding FAD-binding protein, with amino-acid sequence MRGTWYNNKEMVTTDVLVVGGGGAAARAALAARTAGATVRLVTKGKNMADGSTVTAVSELFAIGAALRHANDQDSPEIHYQDTLRAGEGFINPELVRILAEEAPERVLELKEWGVPFQHEGNYLAQRLSDFASYPRVCWVEDGATGREIVRVLLGKLKELEVPIDEEVMIVQLLENEGSICGAVGLEAVTNRLIVYRAKSVVLATGGAQQLYKFNVGSKMMTGDGYALALDLGLPVINMEFVQFGPGMIYPKTQVLSGPIYRLQPRLYNGDNEEFLHKYLPMTVTETEVFANKAFPFSANNISKYLDLAIFQEVKSGRSTKHGGVLLDLRSSSADLMETIPITWKRLQELGIDPREQCLEVSIIAQCMNGGVLMKDPNGETDIDGLFVAGEVAGGARGPDRPGGNSLAECQVFGHRAGWAAAQREGSGRFIELSVRWAEAGLKNRLNNDSGPAAGKLRHEVQQLMWDNCLVIRDEAGLKRTMARLEELTEMASSGFSRGTETPFVALGTANLITVARTVALSALLRRESRSTHYRKDYPQPGGSEWVKSLLIRQAADGSLTATNKQWVEQIE